A genomic segment from Ptychodera flava strain L36383 chromosome 19, AS_Pfla_20210202, whole genome shotgun sequence encodes:
- the LOC139118068 gene encoding sulfotransferase 1C4-like, which produces MVVTIFVDRNPKDLLASLFAWHDSTRFLPRVEWDHFFDSHLKGHTEYGSYPEFTRAWYEYKDEPWFYWTRYEDLKKDPRSSIKKIAEFLNRDLTAKQLDEVVHVTSFEYMKKNNESIKGRDFILRPKGVWQRKGAVGGWKNLFTVAQNEIFEKNYNERMKRLGIEHMKYKF; this is translated from the exons ATGGTTGTG ACAATTTTCGTCGACAGAAATCCGAAGGACCTGCTGGCTTCACTATTTGCCTGGCATGACTCGACACGTTTTCTGCCTCGCGTTGAATGGGATCATTTCTTCGACTCACACTTGAAAGGACACA CGGAATACGGATCGTACCCGGAATTCACGAGAGCTTGGTACGAATACAAAGATGAACCTTGGTTCTACTGGACACGATACGAGGACTTGAAAAAG GATCCTAGGAGCTCTATAAAGAAGATAGCCGAGTTTTTAAACAGAGATCTAACGGCGAAACAGCTGGATGAAGTGGTTCATGTCACCAGTTTCGagtatatgaagaaaaataacgAGTCAATCAAGGGACGTGATTTCATATTGCGTCCAAAGGGAGTCTGGCAAAGGAAGG GTGCAGTCGGAGGCTGGAAGAATCTGTTCACCGTCGCTCAAAACGAAATTTTCGAGAAAAACTACAACGAGCGAATGAAGAGACTTGGCATCGAGCacatgaaatataaattttga
- the LOC139118069 gene encoding sulfotransferase 1C2-like: protein MASLAYVRVTLQYALICFVNFPGTNWTMEIVDAIQHIDNLDILKERSLMEKMPMLELGPSTHPDLVEDGIVGIPSNILTYFNNAPSPRRMPTHLLPEFSPTQLFTKKPKTVIVNRNPKDCLASLRSWHASVRFLKPISWDEIFEQYMRGHTVYGDYCHFTKAWAKYKNEPWVLWMQYEDMKMNHKGAVKRIAEFMGKTLTEGQIDEVVRVTSFDYMKEANKTIKGRDVMLRPEGAWQRKGVSGDWKNTFTVAQNEIFDKHYAENIKGYEDLKYKF from the exons ATggcatcgcttgcttatgttagggTAACTTTACAGTATgccttgatttgttttgtaaatttcccAGGGACGAATTGGACTATGGAAATCGTTGATGCCATTCAGCACATTGATAACCTGGACATACTGAAGGAAAGATCACTGATGGAAAAAATGCCCATGCTAGAGCTTGGTCCATCGACCCATCCTGATCTGGTGGAAGACGGTATTGTTGGTATACCATCGAACATCCTGACCTATTTCAACAATGCTCCCTCCCCAAGAAGGATGCCGACTCATCTTTTGCCGGAGTTTTCTCCGACTCAGCTGTTTACGAAGAAGCCAAAA ACAGTCATAGTGAACCGAAACCCGAAGGACTGCCTCGCTTCCCTGCGTAGCTGGCATGCGTCGGTTCGATTTTTGAAGCCAATCTCGTGGGACGAGATCTTCGAACAGTACATGAGAGGACACA CAGTGTACGGTGATTATTGTCACTTTACCAAGGCATGGGCCAAGTACAAGAATGAACCTTGGGTGCTGTGGATGCAATACGAAGACATGAAAATG aatCATAAAGGCGCCGTCAAAAGAATCGCCGAATTCATGGGCAAAACGCTGACTGAGGGACAGATTGATGAAGTGGTTCGTGTCACGAGCTTCGATTACATGAAAGAGGCTAACAAAACAATTAAAGGACGAGACGTGATGCTCCGACCGGAGGGTGCCTGGCAGAGAAAAG GTGTATCCGGCGATTGGAAGAACACGTTCACTGTGGCCCAAAACGAGATTTTCGATAAACATTACGCCGAAAACATCAAAGGTTATGAAGACTTGAAGTACAAGTTCTGA